One Ostrea edulis chromosome 6, xbOstEdul1.1, whole genome shotgun sequence genomic window, CTCTTCGTTAAACACTGAATACCTTAATCACTattcaaatgtttaaaatgctcCAAAATGTTTCAAGACTAGCTTTGTTTTCAATAACTTCGTCCTGGCATTTCAGTACGATATTAAACGAATTATTCACTTTGTTCTGAATAGAATGAAGTCTGCCTGTGTCACAGAAATCCCAATAGATTTGCCAAAGATAATTTACATATagaattatgaaatatttcaagtaaGTGTACAATATCACCTTGAAATGTATTTTTCCAGCAGAAGAATTTTGACCTCTCTATTGTCAACCAGAATAATATCAGCATTTCTATTGTTAAACAGAAGAATGTTGACCTCTCTATTGTCAACCCATCATCgtaaacccacggttgattacgcttcgttcctctctccattacccgtgggtccattcattcctactctctcattctcatgaataattaatgaggcaatttgattgggcgcttATAGTACACCCTGAGCGAATTCGTCCAATCAACACAAGACGCTTTTAGTCAAATTTCGGTGATGGAGAAAGGAACGAAGCGCAATCAACCAAGGGTTTCGGACGATGTTGTCAACCAGAAGAATGTTAATCTCTCTATTGTCAACCATAATAATATTGACCTCTCTATTGTTGACCAGAAGAATGTTAACATTTCTATTGTTGACCAGAAGAATGTTGACATCTCTATTGTTGACCAGAAGAATGTGGACATCTCTATTGTTGACCAGAAGAATGTTGACATCTCTATTGTCAACCAGAAGAATGTTGACATTTCTATTGTCAACCAGAAGAATGTTAACATCTCTATTGTTGACCAGAAGAATGTTGACATCTCTATTATTAATCAGAAGAATGTTAACATATCTATTGTTAACCAGAAGAATGTTGACATCTCTGTTGTTGACCAGAAGAATATTGACATCTCTGTTGTTGACCAGAAGAATGTTGACATCTATATTATTAACCAGAAGAATGTTGATATCTCTATTGTTGACCAGAAGAATGTTGACATTTCTATTGTTGACCAGAAGAATGTTGACATCTGTATTGTTGACCAGACGAATGTTAATCTCTCTATTGTTAAGCAGAAAAATATTGAGCTCTCTATTTTTGACCAGAAGAATGTTAACATCTCTATGGTTAACCAGAAGAATGTTAACCTCTCTATTGTTGACCAAAGGAATGCTAATCTCTATTGTCAACCAGAAGAATATTGACCTCTCTATTGTTGACCAGACGAATGTTGACATCTCTATTGTTGACCAGAAGAATGTTGACATTTCTATCGTTAATCAGAAGAATATTGACCTCTTTACTGTCAACCAGATGAATATTAACATCTCTGTTGTTGACCAGAAGAATGTTGACATCTCTATTGTCAACCAGAAGAATGTTGACATCTCTATTGTCAACCAGAAGAATGTTGATATCTCTATTGTTGATCAGAAGAATGTTGACATTTCTATTGTTGACCAGAAGAATATTGACATCTCTATTGTTGACCAAAAGAATGTTAATCTCTCTATtgttaaacagaaaaatattgaCCTCTCTATTGTCAACCAGAAGAATATTGACTCTCTATTGTTGACCAGAAGAATGTTAACATCTCTATTGTTGACCAGGAGAATGTTGACATCTCTATTGTTAATCAGAAGAATATTGACCTCTCTATTGTCAACCAGAAGAATATTGACCTCTCTATTGTTGACCAGAAGAATGTTGACGTCTCTATTGTATTCAGAAGAATATTGACCTCTCTATTGTCAACCAGATGAATGTTAACATCTCTATTGTTGACCAAAAGAATGTTAATCTCTCTATTGTCAACCAGAGGAATATTGGCCTCCCTATTGTTAATCAGAAGAATGTTAACATCTCTATTGTTGTCCAGAAGAATGTTAACATCTCTATTGTTGACCAAAAGAATGTTAACATCTCTATGGTTAATCAGAAGAATATTGACCTCTCTATTGTCAACCAGAAGAATATTAAATTCTCACACTGATAGCATAGTTTGCGATTCACTCTCGTAGAAAAATAGATATCGTTAAATTATCGAAGATATTTCTATAgaatatg contains:
- the LOC130047260 gene encoding phospholipid scramblase-like, which produces MSTFFWSTIEMSTFVWSTIERSIFFWLTIEISIPLVNNREVNILLVNHRDVNILLVKNRELNIFLLNNREINIRLVNNTDVNILLVNNRNVNILLVNNRDINILLVNNIDVNILLVNNRDVNILLVNNRDVNILLVNNRYVNILLINNRDVNILLVNNRDVNILLVDNRNVNILLVDNRDVNILLVNNRDVHILLVNNRDVNILLVNNRNVNILLVNNREVNIIMVDNREINILLVDNIVRNPWLIALRSFLHHRNLTKSVLC